A section of the Delphinus delphis chromosome 1, mDelDel1.2, whole genome shotgun sequence genome encodes:
- the STRIP1 gene encoding striatin-interacting protein 1 isoform X2, with translation MEPAVGSPGLLIMNNKQPQPPPPPPPATAQPPTGAPRTAGSLVPGGKAREFNRNQRKDSEGYSESPDLEFEYADTDKWAAELSELYSYTEGPEFLMNRKCFEEDFRMHVTDKKWTELDTNQHRTHAMRLLDGLEVTAREKRLKVARAILYVAQGTFGECSSEAEVQSWMRYNIFLLLEVGTFNALVELLNMEIDNSAACSSAVRKPAISLADSTDLRVLLNIMYLIVETVHQECEGDKAEWRTMRQTFRAELGSPLYNSEPFAIMLFGMVTKFCSGHAPHFPMKKVLLLLWKTVLCTLGGFEELQSMKAEKRAILGLPPLPEDSIKVIRNMRAASPPASASDLIEQQQKRGRREHKALIKQDNLDAFNERDPYKADDSREEEEENDDDSSLEGETFPLERDEVMPPPLQHPQTDRLTCPKGLPWAPKVREKDIEVFLESSRSKFIGYTLGSDTNTVVGLPRPIHESIKTLKQHKYTSIAEVQAQMEEEYLRSPLSGGEEEVEQVPAETLYQGLLPSLPQYMIALLKILLAAAPTSKAKTDSINILADVLPEEMPTTVLQSMKLGVDVNRHKEVIVKAISAVLLLLLKHFKLNHVYQFEYMAQHLVFANCIPLILKFFNQNIMSYITAKNSISVLDYPQCVVHELPELTAESLEAGDNNQFCWRNLFSCINLLRILNKLTKWKHSRTMMLVVFKSAPILKRALKVKQAMMQLYVLKLLKVQTKYLGRQWRKSNMKTMSAIYQKVRHRLNDDWAYGNDLDARPWDFQAEECALRANIERFNARRYDRVHSNPDFLPVDNCLQSVLGQRVDLPEDFQMNYDLWLEREVFSKPISWEELLQ, from the exons GGCTATTCCGAGTCTCCAGACCTGGAGTTTGAGTATGCTGACACGGACAAGTGGGCTGCAGAGCTCTCAG AGCTTTACAGCTATACAGAAGGGCCAGAATTCCTGATGAATCGAAAATGCTTTGAGGAGGACTTCCGGATGCACG TGACAGATAAGAAGTGGACTGAGCTGGACACCAACCAGCACCGCACCCATGCTATGAGGCTCCTGGACGGCTTGGAGGTCACTGCCAGGGAGAAGAGGCTGAAGGTGGCTCGAGCGATCCTCTACGTTGCCCAAG GCACCTTCGGGGAGTGTAGCTCGGAGGCAGAGGTGCAGTCCTGGATGCGCTACAACATCTTTCTGCTCCTGGAGGTGGGCACGTTCAACGCTTTGGTGGAGCTTCTGAACATGGAAATAGA CAACAGTGCTGCCTGCAGCAGTGCGGTGAGGAAGCCGGCCATCTCCCTGGCTGATAGCACGGACCTGAG GGTCTTGCTAAACATCATGTACCTGATTGTGGAGACCGTTCACCAGGAATGTGAGGGTGATAAGGCCGAATGGAGGACAATGCGACAGACCTTCAGGGCTGAGCTGG GTTCCCCTCTGTACAACAGCGAGCCATTTGCCATCATGCTGTTTGGGATGGTGACCAAATTTTGCAGCGGCCATGCCCCTCACTTCCCCATGAAGAAGGTTCTCTTGCTGCTCTGGAAGACAGTGTTG TGCACACTGGGCGGCTTTGAGGAGCTGCAGAGCATGAAGGCCGAGAAGCGTGCCATCCTGGGCCTCCCCCCGCTGCCTGAGGACAGCATCAAAGTCATCCGCAACATGAGGGCCGCCTCTCCCCCAGCGTCTGCCTCTGACCTGATCGAGCAGCAGCAGAAACGGGGCCGTCGGGAGCACAAG GCTCTGATAAAGCAGGACAATTTGGATGCCTTCAACGAGCGGGATCCCTACAAGGCTGATGACTCtcgagaggaggaagaggagaatgatGACGACAGCAGTCTGGAGGGGGAGACATTCCCCCTTGAGCGGGATGAGGTGATGCCTCCCCCACTGCAGCACCCCCAGACTGACAGGCTTACCTGCCCAAAGGGGCTCCCGTGGGCTCCCAAGGTCAG AGAGAAAGACATCGAGGTGTTCCTCGAGTCCAGCCGCAGCAAGTTCATCGGTTACACTCTGGGCAG TGACACAAACACAGTGGTGGGGCTGCCCAGGCCAATCCACGAAAGCATCAAGACTCTGAAGCAG cacAAGTACACGTCGATTGCAGAGGTCCAGGCGCAGATGGAGGAGGAGTACCTTCGCTCTCCTCTCTCAGGG ggagaagaggaagttGAGCAAGTCCCTGCAGAAACCCTCTACCAAGGCTTGCTCCCCAGCCTGCCGCAGTACATG ATTGCGCTGCTGAAGATCCTGCTGGCCGCAGCTCCCACCTCAAAGGCCAAAACGGACTCAATCAACATCCTAGCAGATGTCCTGCCTGAGGAGATGCC CACCACAGTGTTGCAGAGCATGAAGCTGGGAGTGGATGTGAACCGCCACAAAGAGGTCATTGTTAAGGCCATTTCTGcggtcctgctgctgctgctcaaGCACTTTAAGTTGAACCACGTCTACCAG TTTGAGTATATGGCACAGCACCTGGTGTTTGCCAACTGCATCCCTTTGATCCTGAAATTCTTCAATCAAAACATTATGTCTTACATCACTGCCAAGAACAG CATCTCTGTCCTAGACTACCCTCAGTGCGTGGTGCACGAGCTGCCGGAGCTGACTGCCGAGAGTCTG GAAGCAGGTGACAATAACCAGTTTTGCTGGAGGAACCTCTTTTCCTGTATTAATCTGCTTCGGATCTTGAACAAGCTGACAAAATGGAAGCATTCGAGGACGATG ATGCTGGTGGTGTTCAAGTCAGCCCCCATCTTGAAGCGGGCCCTGAAGGTGAAACAGGCCATGATGCAGCTCTATGTGCTGAAGCTGCTCAAGGTGCAGACCAAGTATCTGGGGCGGCAGTGGCGAAAGAGCAACATGAAGACGATGTCTGCCATCTACCAGAAGGTGCGGCATCGGCTGAACGACGACTGGGCTTACGGCAACG ATCTTGATGCCCGGCCTTGGGACTTCCAGGCAGAGGAGTGTGCCCTTCGTGCCAACATCGAGCGCTTCAACGCCAGGCGGTACGACCGGGTCCACAGCAACCCCGACTTCCTGCCTGTGGACAACTGCCTGCAAAGTGTCCTGGGCCAGCGGGTGGACCTCCCTGAGGACTTCCAGATGAACTACGACCTCTGGTTAGAAAGGGAGGTCTTCTCCAAGCCCATTTCCTGGGAGGAGCTGCTGCAGTGA
- the STRIP1 gene encoding striatin-interacting protein 1 isoform X1, with translation MEPAVGSPGLLIMNNKQPQPPPPPPPATAQPPTGAPRTAGSLVPGGKAREFNRNQRKDSEQGYSESPDLEFEYADTDKWAAELSELYSYTEGPEFLMNRKCFEEDFRMHVTDKKWTELDTNQHRTHAMRLLDGLEVTAREKRLKVARAILYVAQGTFGECSSEAEVQSWMRYNIFLLLEVGTFNALVELLNMEIDNSAACSSAVRKPAISLADSTDLRVLLNIMYLIVETVHQECEGDKAEWRTMRQTFRAELGSPLYNSEPFAIMLFGMVTKFCSGHAPHFPMKKVLLLLWKTVLCTLGGFEELQSMKAEKRAILGLPPLPEDSIKVIRNMRAASPPASASDLIEQQQKRGRREHKALIKQDNLDAFNERDPYKADDSREEEEENDDDSSLEGETFPLERDEVMPPPLQHPQTDRLTCPKGLPWAPKVREKDIEVFLESSRSKFIGYTLGSDTNTVVGLPRPIHESIKTLKQHKYTSIAEVQAQMEEEYLRSPLSGGEEEVEQVPAETLYQGLLPSLPQYMIALLKILLAAAPTSKAKTDSINILADVLPEEMPTTVLQSMKLGVDVNRHKEVIVKAISAVLLLLLKHFKLNHVYQFEYMAQHLVFANCIPLILKFFNQNIMSYITAKNSISVLDYPQCVVHELPELTAESLEAGDNNQFCWRNLFSCINLLRILNKLTKWKHSRTMMLVVFKSAPILKRALKVKQAMMQLYVLKLLKVQTKYLGRQWRKSNMKTMSAIYQKVRHRLNDDWAYGNDLDARPWDFQAEECALRANIERFNARRYDRVHSNPDFLPVDNCLQSVLGQRVDLPEDFQMNYDLWLEREVFSKPISWEELLQ, from the exons CAGGGCTATTCCGAGTCTCCAGACCTGGAGTTTGAGTATGCTGACACGGACAAGTGGGCTGCAGAGCTCTCAG AGCTTTACAGCTATACAGAAGGGCCAGAATTCCTGATGAATCGAAAATGCTTTGAGGAGGACTTCCGGATGCACG TGACAGATAAGAAGTGGACTGAGCTGGACACCAACCAGCACCGCACCCATGCTATGAGGCTCCTGGACGGCTTGGAGGTCACTGCCAGGGAGAAGAGGCTGAAGGTGGCTCGAGCGATCCTCTACGTTGCCCAAG GCACCTTCGGGGAGTGTAGCTCGGAGGCAGAGGTGCAGTCCTGGATGCGCTACAACATCTTTCTGCTCCTGGAGGTGGGCACGTTCAACGCTTTGGTGGAGCTTCTGAACATGGAAATAGA CAACAGTGCTGCCTGCAGCAGTGCGGTGAGGAAGCCGGCCATCTCCCTGGCTGATAGCACGGACCTGAG GGTCTTGCTAAACATCATGTACCTGATTGTGGAGACCGTTCACCAGGAATGTGAGGGTGATAAGGCCGAATGGAGGACAATGCGACAGACCTTCAGGGCTGAGCTGG GTTCCCCTCTGTACAACAGCGAGCCATTTGCCATCATGCTGTTTGGGATGGTGACCAAATTTTGCAGCGGCCATGCCCCTCACTTCCCCATGAAGAAGGTTCTCTTGCTGCTCTGGAAGACAGTGTTG TGCACACTGGGCGGCTTTGAGGAGCTGCAGAGCATGAAGGCCGAGAAGCGTGCCATCCTGGGCCTCCCCCCGCTGCCTGAGGACAGCATCAAAGTCATCCGCAACATGAGGGCCGCCTCTCCCCCAGCGTCTGCCTCTGACCTGATCGAGCAGCAGCAGAAACGGGGCCGTCGGGAGCACAAG GCTCTGATAAAGCAGGACAATTTGGATGCCTTCAACGAGCGGGATCCCTACAAGGCTGATGACTCtcgagaggaggaagaggagaatgatGACGACAGCAGTCTGGAGGGGGAGACATTCCCCCTTGAGCGGGATGAGGTGATGCCTCCCCCACTGCAGCACCCCCAGACTGACAGGCTTACCTGCCCAAAGGGGCTCCCGTGGGCTCCCAAGGTCAG AGAGAAAGACATCGAGGTGTTCCTCGAGTCCAGCCGCAGCAAGTTCATCGGTTACACTCTGGGCAG TGACACAAACACAGTGGTGGGGCTGCCCAGGCCAATCCACGAAAGCATCAAGACTCTGAAGCAG cacAAGTACACGTCGATTGCAGAGGTCCAGGCGCAGATGGAGGAGGAGTACCTTCGCTCTCCTCTCTCAGGG ggagaagaggaagttGAGCAAGTCCCTGCAGAAACCCTCTACCAAGGCTTGCTCCCCAGCCTGCCGCAGTACATG ATTGCGCTGCTGAAGATCCTGCTGGCCGCAGCTCCCACCTCAAAGGCCAAAACGGACTCAATCAACATCCTAGCAGATGTCCTGCCTGAGGAGATGCC CACCACAGTGTTGCAGAGCATGAAGCTGGGAGTGGATGTGAACCGCCACAAAGAGGTCATTGTTAAGGCCATTTCTGcggtcctgctgctgctgctcaaGCACTTTAAGTTGAACCACGTCTACCAG TTTGAGTATATGGCACAGCACCTGGTGTTTGCCAACTGCATCCCTTTGATCCTGAAATTCTTCAATCAAAACATTATGTCTTACATCACTGCCAAGAACAG CATCTCTGTCCTAGACTACCCTCAGTGCGTGGTGCACGAGCTGCCGGAGCTGACTGCCGAGAGTCTG GAAGCAGGTGACAATAACCAGTTTTGCTGGAGGAACCTCTTTTCCTGTATTAATCTGCTTCGGATCTTGAACAAGCTGACAAAATGGAAGCATTCGAGGACGATG ATGCTGGTGGTGTTCAAGTCAGCCCCCATCTTGAAGCGGGCCCTGAAGGTGAAACAGGCCATGATGCAGCTCTATGTGCTGAAGCTGCTCAAGGTGCAGACCAAGTATCTGGGGCGGCAGTGGCGAAAGAGCAACATGAAGACGATGTCTGCCATCTACCAGAAGGTGCGGCATCGGCTGAACGACGACTGGGCTTACGGCAACG ATCTTGATGCCCGGCCTTGGGACTTCCAGGCAGAGGAGTGTGCCCTTCGTGCCAACATCGAGCGCTTCAACGCCAGGCGGTACGACCGGGTCCACAGCAACCCCGACTTCCTGCCTGTGGACAACTGCCTGCAAAGTGTCCTGGGCCAGCGGGTGGACCTCCCTGAGGACTTCCAGATGAACTACGACCTCTGGTTAGAAAGGGAGGTCTTCTCCAAGCCCATTTCCTGGGAGGAGCTGCTGCAGTGA